One Verrucomicrobiales bacterium DNA segment encodes these proteins:
- the pstC gene encoding phosphate ABC transporter permease subunit PstC, which translates to MSAILFVFAIFFFVFREGAPIIGKLDLGKFLFTPTWYPTSLNQPRYGVGALIVGTFSVTVLAMVIAVPFGLGAAVFISEFCGRKMKETLKIIIELLAAIPSVVWGFIGLTVMNVVIQKVFNVQVGLNVLNAAILLALMSVPIMVSIGEDALKAVPDSYREAGIALGCTRWQLVWRVLLPAAKNGLLAAVLLGVGRAVGETMTVLMATGHSVNIPHSIFDSVRTLTATIAAELGETSQGSDHYRVLFLIGILLFSITFVVNLAADLIVKGIRKK; encoded by the coding sequence ATGAGCGCGATCCTCTTCGTATTCGCCATCTTCTTCTTCGTGTTTCGCGAGGGGGCTCCGATTATCGGGAAACTCGATCTCGGCAAGTTTCTGTTCACTCCCACCTGGTACCCCACATCGCTGAACCAGCCGCGCTACGGTGTCGGTGCGCTCATTGTAGGAACGTTCAGCGTCACCGTTCTGGCGATGGTGATCGCGGTACCCTTTGGGTTGGGGGCGGCGGTCTTCATCTCGGAGTTTTGCGGACGGAAGATGAAGGAGACCTTGAAGATCATCATCGAGCTGCTAGCCGCCATCCCCAGCGTGGTTTGGGGGTTTATCGGCCTCACGGTGATGAACGTGGTCATTCAAAAGGTCTTCAATGTTCAAGTAGGCCTGAACGTGCTGAATGCGGCCATCCTTCTGGCCTTAATGAGCGTCCCGATCATGGTCAGCATCGGCGAAGATGCTTTGAAGGCGGTGCCTGATTCCTATCGCGAGGCAGGTATCGCCCTGGGATGCACTCGTTGGCAGTTGGTGTGGCGGGTGCTGTTGCCGGCGGCGAAAAACGGTTTGCTGGCCGCGGTTTTGCTGGGAGTGGGCCGGGCGGTGGGAGAGACGATGACGGTGTTGATGGCCACTGGTCACTCGGTCAACATCCCCCATAGCATTTTCGATTCGGTCCGAACTCTGACGGCCACGATCGCCGCCGAGCTGGGCGAGACTTCGCAGGGATCTGACCACTACCGGGTCCTGTTCCTCATCGGGATTCTGCTGTTCAGCATTACGTTCGTGGTCAACCTGGCGGCTGACCTGATTGTGAAGGGGATCCGAAAAAAGTAG
- a CDS encoding phosphate ABC transporter ATP-binding protein gives MTLDSNPASTQVSYGITTKDLCLWYAKFQALKNVTANFKRGIITSLIGPSGCGKTTLLRCFNRVNERYGYVTTTGEIRLLEKNIYDPDVSLIELRKSVGMVFQRPNPLPISVYENVVFGLRIHNENTPSKSALDEAVERALTEVGLWKDLKDRLQQRATSLQLEQQQKLCIARLLPLKPEIILMDEPCSALDVEGTRAIEELMFGLKGRYTIVIVTHNMAQARRTSDECIFMLLGEVIEHARTEDLFLTPRNPKTADYIEGRYG, from the coding sequence ATGACACTCGATTCCAACCCCGCCTCGACCCAGGTTTCCTACGGGATCACCACCAAGGATCTCTGCCTCTGGTACGCCAAGTTCCAGGCTCTCAAGAACGTCACTGCGAACTTCAAGCGAGGGATCATCACGTCGCTCATCGGCCCAAGCGGCTGCGGAAAAACCACTTTGTTGCGTTGCTTTAACCGGGTCAACGAGCGTTACGGCTACGTGACGACAACCGGAGAAATCCGGCTGCTGGAGAAAAACATCTATGACCCCGACGTCTCGCTGATCGAGCTTCGGAAGAGCGTTGGGATGGTGTTCCAGCGTCCGAATCCCCTGCCTATTTCCGTTTACGAAAACGTGGTGTTTGGGCTCCGCATTCACAACGAGAACACTCCTTCCAAAAGCGCGCTCGATGAAGCGGTGGAGCGAGCCCTCACCGAGGTAGGGCTGTGGAAGGATTTGAAGGATCGGCTTCAACAGCGTGCCACCTCGCTGCAGTTGGAGCAGCAACAGAAACTCTGCATCGCCCGGCTGCTTCCGCTGAAGCCGGAGATCATCTTGATGGACGAGCCCTGCAGCGCCTTGGATGTTGAGGGGACTCGAGCGATTGAGGAGCTGATGTTTGGCCTGAAGGGGCGCTATACCATCGTGATTGTGACTCACAACATGGCGCAGGCGAGGCGAACCAGCGACGAATGCATCTTTATGCTCTTGGGCGAGGTGATTGAGCACGCCCGCACCGAGGACCTATTCCTGACCCCGCGCAATCCCAAAACGGCGGACTATATCGAGGGTCGTTACGGCTGA
- a CDS encoding DUF11 domain-containing protein, whose product MLGWLGLSLIPSVGALVDVSVSDSPDPVIVGNQLTYTINVTNVSGVTLTNLVVTNRLSGAFTYDSANTNNGPVVLTNGTLRFLVNRLANSSNVALTFNGRPALLGQLTNSVSITTTNSFLPETNLVATSAVVAGFSDLLVSITAPTGSFIQNDQLTYRLNITNQGPNTATNVILTGQFPAGASVSSIAPSNGTFTASSTNLSLTLGSLASGAASSLLLTLAPSAAGNFSFAAQITAATFHDSNSTNSSDEVDLTIQAPIAASLGVSFLVLTQQFIPQSGLMIQRVRLSNAGASAIPAARVLVSGLTNRSTTGIADRLVNAVGTNQGLPFVLHGAPLAAGSSVDLTLEYFFPTRTPYTNLVLSAIAVASSTNTVLSTSQPISLRISNVVEAVWIEFAAILGRRYSVLYSDTLNATNWNVAMPSIVAPGNRVQWLDEGPPKTLSKPLSGGSNRFYRVIESP is encoded by the coding sequence GTGCTCGGTTGGTTGGGACTGTCGCTCATACCGTCAGTCGGAGCCCTGGTTGACGTGTCGGTCAGCGACTCCCCGGACCCGGTTATCGTTGGTAACCAGCTCACCTACACGATCAACGTGACCAATGTCTCCGGGGTGACCCTCACCAACCTGGTGGTCACCAACCGACTCTCTGGCGCGTTCACCTACGACTCTGCCAACACCAACAACGGACCGGTTGTCCTGACCAACGGAACCTTGCGCTTTCTGGTCAACCGCTTGGCGAACTCCTCGAATGTTGCCCTTACTTTCAACGGTCGACCCGCTCTCCTGGGACAGCTGACCAACTCGGTAAGCATCACCACCACCAACAGCTTTCTGCCGGAAACCAATCTCGTAGCCACCAGCGCCGTCGTAGCCGGGTTCTCCGATTTGTTGGTCAGCATCACAGCGCCGACCGGAAGCTTCATTCAAAACGACCAGCTGACCTATCGGCTGAATATCACCAACCAGGGGCCCAACACCGCCACCAACGTGATCCTGACAGGACAGTTCCCAGCGGGTGCCAGCGTCAGTTCGATAGCTCCGAGTAACGGAACTTTCACCGCGAGTTCCACCAATCTGAGCCTCACCTTAGGCTCCCTGGCCAGCGGCGCGGCGTCGTCGCTGCTTCTCACCCTGGCTCCCAGCGCTGCTGGCAACTTCTCGTTCGCCGCGCAAATCACCGCCGCCACTTTCCACGATTCCAATAGCACGAACAGCAGCGATGAGGTTGACCTCACCATCCAGGCCCCCATTGCGGCGAGCTTAGGTGTCTCTTTTTTGGTGCTCACCCAACAGTTCATTCCTCAGTCAGGGTTGATGATCCAAAGAGTGCGGTTGAGCAACGCCGGGGCGAGCGCCATTCCGGCCGCCAGGGTGCTGGTATCCGGGCTGACCAACCGAAGCACGACGGGAATCGCCGATCGCCTGGTGAATGCCGTGGGGACCAACCAGGGGTTGCCCTTTGTGCTCCATGGAGCGCCCTTGGCGGCAGGAAGCTCGGTGGATCTCACCCTGGAGTACTTCTTTCCCACCCGCACCCCCTACACGAATCTGGTACTCTCGGCGATCGCTGTCGCATCCTCGACCAACACGGTCCTCTCAACATCCCAGCCGATCAGCCTCCGGATCAGCAATGTCGTGGAGGCGGTTTGGATCGAGTTTGCGGCGATCTTGGGTCGGCGCTACTCGGTGCTCTACAGTGACACGCTCAACGCCACAAATTGGAACGTAGCCATGCCCAGCATCGTTGCGCCAGGCAATCGGGTTCAATGGCTCGACGAGGGGCCGCCAAAAACATTGAGCAAACCGCTCTCGGGGGGCAGCAATCGCTTCTATCGGGTCATCGAATCACCCTGA
- a CDS encoding PhnD/SsuA/transferrin family substrate-binding protein, with translation MMLNRSEAAERAAAWRALRLFTTPSCILLTRLLLILICAPTTQAAPYRLGLGVYSSQKPKDAAAHYLPFTKALQTALSQRFEQPVEVYLSVMRTYEDGERFLQEGDVDFLELGAANYVLARKKNPDLELLAVRSPSDANLLAGVICVRSNSNIATVKDLKGKSIAFGNSRSTTGHFLSQQHLVELGILAKDFARQTHLGSHREVAAAVASGQYDAGALNMIEFEQALRNGHHLRILSRFRNFGRPWVCRSALPVKLKQALKQSLLEVPLVPSIGASGDTNTTILAADDGYFDGLREAMKTDGVFNGRRRP, from the coding sequence ATGATGTTGAACCGGTCCGAAGCCGCCGAACGAGCAGCAGCTTGGCGAGCGTTGAGGCTTTTCACCACCCCAAGTTGCATCCTGCTCACACGCCTGCTGCTGATACTGATCTGCGCGCCCACCACTCAAGCCGCCCCTTACCGACTCGGCCTCGGGGTCTACTCTTCGCAGAAGCCGAAGGACGCCGCTGCGCATTATCTCCCCTTCACCAAAGCCTTGCAGACGGCCCTGTCCCAACGCTTTGAGCAACCTGTAGAGGTCTATCTGTCGGTGATGCGAACCTACGAGGACGGGGAGCGCTTCCTTCAGGAAGGAGATGTCGATTTTTTAGAACTCGGCGCAGCGAACTATGTGCTGGCCAGGAAAAAAAATCCCGACCTGGAGCTGCTCGCGGTCCGGAGTCCAAGCGATGCCAATCTACTCGCGGGGGTGATCTGCGTTCGCAGCAACAGCAACATCGCCACCGTGAAGGATCTGAAGGGTAAATCAATCGCGTTTGGCAATAGCCGGTCAACGACCGGTCATTTTCTATCGCAACAACACCTGGTTGAGTTGGGCATCCTCGCCAAGGACTTCGCCAGACAAACCCATCTCGGAAGCCACCGCGAAGTGGCAGCGGCGGTCGCGTCTGGCCAATACGACGCCGGAGCGCTCAACATGATCGAATTCGAGCAGGCGCTTCGCAATGGGCATCACCTCAGGATTCTCAGCCGCTTCCGCAACTTCGGCCGACCCTGGGTCTGCCGTTCGGCGCTTCCGGTCAAGCTGAAGCAAGCTTTGAAACAGAGTTTGCTCGAGGTGCCACTTGTGCCGTCGATCGGCGCATCGGGAGATACCAACACCACCATCTTGGCGGCGGATGATGGTTACTTCGACGGTCTGCGCGAGGCGATGAAGACAGACGGTGTGTTCAACGGGAGGAGGAGACCTTGA
- a CDS encoding AMP-binding protein, which produces MNLAIAFDQSTRRHSQSPALFWGETEFTYQMMQERVCTAGSALQTLFQVKEGDRVAVWLRNCPEFAAVALGILWIGGVLVPINNFLKPEEVLHILNDAGIDVLVAEEATRDQWVRLLPRRPSLKVLTIEELAVLPRGNCCANVTRCPEDLAVIIYTSGTTGKSKGAMLTHSNLLANVESCRQVLQAVDSDRFIVLLPLFHSFMMTVGLLLPLLVGGSILLVRSLHPAKNILQEIMLRGGTILPAIPQFFRTLAVAGVPPGFPVRICISGAAPLPGEILREFNEKVAGIPLLEGYGLSEASPVVSINPIRGPWKPGSIGIPIPDVEVSVQDEDGQILGPGATGEICVRGANVMVGYWNQPEETAKALVKGWLRTGDVGHRDTDGYFYITDRKKDMLLVNGINVYPREIEEVIYQYPGVKEAAVVGLQDPRKGEMPVAFVVANEGASIDERAVVAFLRDKLADYKVPRRVVHLAALPRNATGKVLKGELRQTSL; this is translated from the coding sequence ATGAACCTCGCGATTGCTTTCGACCAGAGCACCCGCCGCCACAGTCAATCTCCCGCTCTCTTCTGGGGCGAAACCGAATTCACCTATCAAATGATGCAGGAACGGGTTTGCACTGCCGGATCGGCCTTGCAGACCCTATTCCAGGTCAAGGAGGGTGATCGAGTTGCAGTTTGGCTGCGAAATTGTCCCGAGTTTGCGGCGGTAGCCCTTGGCATCCTCTGGATTGGGGGCGTGCTTGTGCCGATCAATAACTTTCTGAAGCCGGAGGAAGTGCTTCATATTCTCAATGATGCCGGGATCGATGTGTTGGTGGCCGAGGAGGCGACTCGAGATCAATGGGTCCGGTTGCTACCTCGCCGTCCGAGCCTCAAGGTGCTGACCATCGAGGAACTAGCCGTGCTTCCCCGAGGAAACTGCTGTGCCAATGTGACGCGGTGCCCTGAGGACTTGGCGGTGATCATTTATACGTCTGGAACAACCGGCAAATCCAAGGGTGCGATGCTGACCCATTCCAACCTGCTGGCCAATGTCGAGAGCTGCCGGCAGGTTTTGCAGGCGGTGGACTCGGACCGATTCATTGTTCTGCTGCCGCTTTTTCACAGTTTTATGATGACCGTTGGGTTGTTGTTGCCGCTGCTCGTGGGAGGGTCGATCCTGCTCGTGCGGTCGCTTCATCCGGCGAAGAATATTCTCCAGGAAATCATGCTTCGGGGTGGAACAATCTTGCCAGCGATCCCGCAATTTTTCCGAACCTTAGCGGTGGCGGGAGTGCCGCCCGGATTTCCGGTCCGGATCTGCATCAGCGGAGCGGCCCCTTTGCCTGGGGAGATTCTTCGGGAGTTCAACGAGAAGGTGGCGGGGATTCCCTTGCTGGAGGGGTACGGGCTTAGCGAGGCGAGTCCGGTGGTCAGCATCAACCCGATCCGGGGCCCTTGGAAGCCGGGCTCGATTGGAATCCCGATCCCCGATGTTGAGGTTTCAGTTCAGGACGAGGACGGTCAGATCCTGGGACCAGGTGCCACGGGGGAGATCTGTGTTCGCGGCGCCAATGTCATGGTTGGCTATTGGAACCAGCCGGAGGAGACGGCGAAGGCCTTGGTGAAAGGGTGGCTGCGCACGGGTGACGTTGGTCATCGTGACACCGATGGCTATTTTTACATCACTGATCGCAAGAAGGACATGCTTCTGGTGAATGGCATCAATGTCTATCCGCGTGAGATCGAGGAGGTCATCTATCAGTATCCGGGCGTCAAGGAAGCGGCGGTGGTGGGGCTCCAGGATCCTCGCAAGGGCGAGATGCCGGTTGCTTTCGTCGTGGCCAACGAAGGGGCCTCGATTGATGAGAGGGCGGTGGTGGCATTTTTGCGGGACAAGTTGGCGGACTATAAGGTCCCCCGGAGAGTGGTTCACCTGGCAGCTTTGCCCCGCAACGCCACTGGCAAAGTGCTTAAGGGCGAGTTGCGGCAAACCTCACTCTGA
- the phoU gene encoding phosphate signaling complex protein PhoU, with the protein MATHYEESMRRDIERIRSKINEMATLGERSLLDCMKALKEKNRVIAYSIILRDQRIDELEKEVDRLCLEFIVRQQPVALPLRMAYATIRINLELERVGDYAESIARQVLKLASMEVEIPVARFGEIADLSIPMLRDSVRAFVEQDAALARSTMATEELVDALKSRLNADLMRLNRENKIPIESLNSLMMIARHFERVSDQAKNICTEVLYMCTGEYSRHKGGEALRMLFVDQRNACRSQMAEAIAASLGQPEFIFASAGLEPTEVDPATMTFLRGKGLDVSRLASKAVSQIPNLEHYQIIIALAKEAEKIFPKPPTKTVCLDWSVADPSKVQGTPAEVQAAYESTYQFLHAHIQDLVEAVLGDETD; encoded by the coding sequence ATGGCCACCCACTACGAAGAGTCGATGCGGCGTGATATCGAGCGTATTCGCTCGAAGATCAATGAGATGGCGACCTTAGGGGAACGCTCGCTCCTGGATTGCATGAAGGCGTTGAAGGAGAAGAATCGCGTTATTGCTTACTCCATCATTCTGCGCGATCAACGCATCGACGAGTTGGAGAAAGAAGTGGATCGACTTTGTCTCGAGTTCATTGTTCGGCAGCAGCCGGTGGCGCTTCCTCTCCGGATGGCCTATGCCACCATTCGGATCAATTTGGAATTGGAGCGCGTTGGAGACTACGCGGAGAGTATTGCGCGCCAAGTGCTTAAACTTGCTTCGATGGAGGTGGAAATCCCGGTGGCGCGGTTCGGAGAGATCGCTGACTTATCCATTCCCATGTTGCGGGATTCGGTGCGCGCCTTTGTGGAGCAGGACGCTGCTCTCGCGCGATCGACCATGGCGACGGAGGAGTTGGTCGACGCCCTCAAGAGCCGTTTGAATGCGGATTTGATGCGTCTGAACCGGGAGAACAAGATTCCCATCGAGTCCCTGAACTCGTTGATGATGATTGCTCGGCACTTCGAGCGTGTCTCCGATCAAGCGAAGAACATTTGCACGGAGGTCCTTTACATGTGCACAGGCGAGTACTCCCGGCACAAGGGGGGCGAGGCCTTGCGGATGCTCTTTGTGGACCAGCGGAACGCCTGTCGCAGCCAAATGGCGGAGGCGATTGCCGCCTCCCTCGGGCAGCCCGAATTCATTTTTGCGAGTGCAGGATTGGAGCCCACGGAGGTCGATCCTGCGACCATGACTTTTCTTCGGGGCAAGGGACTTGATGTGAGTCGGTTGGCGAGCAAAGCTGTTTCCCAGATCCCGAATCTAGAGCACTACCAGATCATCATTGCTCTGGCCAAAGAGGCCGAAAAAATCTTTCCGAAGCCCCCCACCAAAACGGTGTGCCTCGATTGGAGTGTCGCCGATCCTTCCAAGGTGCAGGGCACGCCGGCCGAAGTTCAGGCAGCCTACGAATCAACGTACCAATTTCTGCACGCTCACATCCAGGATCTTGTGGAGGCGGTGCTGGGTGACGAAACCGACTAG
- a CDS encoding phosphate ABC transporter ATP-binding protein, with protein sequence MVNIDPTPTAGVGVKKIEVKDLRLSYGPKEVIHGITFDIYENEIFGIIGPAQSGKTSLLRCINRTIDFTAGAKFTGTIQVDGESVADTRDVYGLRRKIGMVAPLPVGLPLSIYDNVAFAPRTSGMNNKGELDALVEKCLRQAALWDEVKDRLDSLGTKLSGGQQQRLTIARALSHQPDILCLDEFSIAIDPVTTMRIEDVLKELKQEMTIILVTNLVQQARRLAARTMFLWNGEIIDLCSTEVMFGPNPPDRRTYEYVNGIFG encoded by the coding sequence ATGGTAAACATCGACCCTACACCAACGGCCGGCGTCGGAGTGAAAAAGATCGAGGTCAAAGATCTACGGTTGAGCTATGGCCCCAAGGAGGTCATCCATGGCATCACCTTCGATATCTACGAGAACGAGATCTTTGGGATCATCGGGCCGGCGCAGTCGGGCAAGACTTCCCTGCTGAGATGCATCAATCGAACGATCGATTTCACGGCTGGCGCTAAGTTCACTGGAACGATCCAAGTGGACGGGGAGAGCGTGGCCGACACCCGTGACGTTTACGGGCTGCGTCGAAAGATCGGCATGGTTGCGCCTCTGCCGGTGGGGCTTCCGTTGAGCATCTACGACAATGTTGCATTCGCGCCCAGAACCTCAGGAATGAACAACAAGGGTGAGCTTGATGCCCTGGTTGAGAAGTGCCTGCGGCAGGCGGCGCTGTGGGATGAGGTCAAGGACCGGCTTGACAGCCTGGGCACCAAGCTCAGCGGAGGTCAGCAACAACGGCTCACCATCGCGCGCGCTCTCTCGCATCAGCCTGATATCCTGTGCCTCGACGAATTTAGCATCGCCATCGATCCTGTCACCACCATGCGCATCGAAGACGTGCTCAAGGAACTGAAGCAGGAGATGACCATCATCCTGGTGACTAACCTGGTGCAGCAAGCCCGCCGGCTGGCCGCGCGCACCATGTTTTTGTGGAACGGGGAGATCATCGATCTTTGCAGCACGGAGGTGATGTTTGGGCCCAATCCGCCGGATCGGCGGACCTACGAATACGTCAACGGGATCTTCGGATGA
- a CDS encoding DUF3299 domain-containing protein, whose amino-acid sequence MNKPLECMPVRQMVSWTAMVLGLGLLAGCDSRPAVESAKSSPPAPVQGELIQPTVTTAAAPASVIGSSSVVSNASTNISPVIPPAGPVLGSATLSPTNLISATSEPPKLVDGFLGVGFDRLSAFNFEVTDDILQSSNTNAAQVASRTAEQIPQTVMSFDQKRIALKGFMLPLKVEGGKVTEMLIMRDQSMCCYGAVPKINEWVSVKMLGEGVRPIMDQAITLYGKLYVGEMRENGYLVGIYRMDGERIDGPAEN is encoded by the coding sequence ATGAACAAACCGCTGGAATGCATGCCTGTCCGCCAGATGGTTTCCTGGACGGCGATGGTCCTGGGATTGGGTTTGCTCGCCGGGTGTGATTCGCGCCCCGCTGTTGAGTCTGCGAAGTCCTCCCCGCCTGCCCCGGTTCAAGGTGAACTGATCCAACCCACCGTCACGACCGCTGCGGCCCCGGCTTCGGTCATCGGCTCTTCCTCAGTTGTGAGCAACGCTTCGACCAATATCTCCCCGGTCATTCCCCCGGCCGGACCGGTGCTCGGTTCCGCGACGCTTTCGCCGACCAACCTGATCTCGGCGACTTCAGAGCCGCCGAAGCTGGTGGATGGGTTTTTGGGAGTTGGCTTCGACCGCCTGTCTGCTTTCAACTTTGAGGTGACGGACGACATTCTACAATCGAGCAACACCAATGCCGCCCAGGTTGCTTCCCGAACCGCTGAACAGATTCCCCAGACCGTCATGTCCTTTGACCAAAAGCGCATCGCGCTCAAGGGCTTCATGCTGCCGCTGAAGGTGGAGGGTGGAAAGGTGACGGAGATGCTGATCATGCGCGACCAGTCGATGTGCTGTTACGGCGCGGTTCCCAAGATCAACGAGTGGGTCAGCGTCAAGATGCTGGGCGAAGGGGTGCGTCCGATCATGGATCAGGCCATCACGCTGTATGGAAAGCTCTATGTGGGCGAGATGCGTGAGAACGGCTACCTGGTTGGCATTTACCGGATGGACGGGGAGCGGATCGACGGCCCGGCCGAGAACTGA
- a CDS encoding phosphate ABC transporter substrate-binding protein, which yields MIKHIDMVINRRQVLAVALVSCIAVTGCGPKQEGAAGGGAAGAAKVTSVQNIGSDTMVNLAQAWAEKYHSVDPTVSVEVSGGGSGIGVAALINGTCDIANCSRALEPEEVEKAKTKHGHEPKEYLVGFDALAIYVHPSNPMTEISVEELSEIYKEGGKIEKWSQLGATLPGGEEIIRISRQNNSGTYHYFREMVVGKKSDMKLGSRDMNGSKDVVELVARTPNSIGYSGLGYSTDKVKILKVAKTKGGSYVVPSIESTWDKSYPIARPMFMYTPGQPAAHVQKYLDWVISDAGQVVVKESGYVPLPKK from the coding sequence ATGATCAAACACATAGACATGGTTATCAACCGGAGGCAGGTATTGGCGGTGGCCCTCGTCAGCTGCATCGCAGTCACGGGGTGTGGGCCGAAGCAAGAGGGGGCCGCTGGCGGAGGAGCCGCGGGTGCTGCCAAGGTCACTTCGGTTCAGAACATTGGCTCTGACACGATGGTCAACCTCGCCCAGGCATGGGCCGAGAAGTACCATAGCGTTGATCCAACGGTCTCCGTGGAGGTCTCGGGCGGGGGATCGGGCATCGGTGTTGCCGCCCTGATCAATGGGACCTGCGATATCGCCAACTGCAGCCGCGCGCTCGAACCCGAGGAAGTAGAGAAGGCCAAGACCAAACATGGGCACGAGCCGAAGGAATACTTGGTTGGTTTCGATGCCTTGGCCATCTATGTGCATCCCAGCAATCCCATGACCGAAATCTCGGTTGAGGAGCTGAGCGAGATTTACAAAGAAGGTGGCAAGATTGAAAAATGGTCGCAGCTAGGTGCCACCTTGCCGGGCGGGGAGGAGATCATTCGGATTAGTCGTCAGAACAATTCTGGAACCTACCATTACTTCCGAGAAATGGTGGTTGGGAAGAAGAGCGACATGAAGCTTGGATCCCGCGACATGAACGGTTCGAAGGATGTGGTGGAGCTGGTGGCGCGCACTCCGAACTCGATCGGCTACAGCGGGCTGGGGTACAGCACCGACAAGGTTAAGATTCTCAAAGTGGCGAAGACCAAGGGCGGATCCTATGTGGTGCCGAGCATTGAGAGCACGTGGGACAAGAGCTATCCCATCGCCCGCCCGATGTTCATGTACACCCCCGGCCAGCCTGCCGCACATGTTCAAAAATATTTGGACTGGGTCATCAGCGACGCGGGTCAGGTGGTGGTGAAAGAGAGCGGGTACGTGCCGCTGCCTAAGAAATAA
- the pstA gene encoding phosphate ABC transporter permease PstA, producing MNATPPSSPAMFVETAFIRKKHRNETLAKYIFGLMALAMIIPLLLIVGYLVIKAMPLLSWDFLTTNPTNGMRKGGIWSALLGTIYLVVLSLFISAPIGVLAAVYLNEYAKDNWFTRVVQLAVVNLAGVPSIVHALFGLGAFVLFAKLDRSILAASLTLAIMTLPVVIASTREALASVPVSFREACWNVGATRWQTIKTIVLPNSISGILTGVILQVSRTAGETAPIMFTGAVFYRNIAEGNLFAYGIKDQCMALSMHLYTVTTQVTNAPEALPYAIAVTLLGTVLLVNATAIIFRVYLRSRKKW from the coding sequence ATGAACGCCACTCCTCCTTCCAGCCCGGCCATGTTCGTCGAAACGGCCTTTATTCGAAAGAAGCACCGCAACGAGACCCTCGCCAAATACATCTTTGGCCTGATGGCCTTGGCGATGATCATACCCCTCCTGCTGATCGTGGGTTACCTGGTCATCAAGGCTATGCCTCTCTTGTCCTGGGATTTCCTGACCACCAATCCCACCAATGGGATGAGAAAAGGAGGGATTTGGTCAGCGTTGCTCGGGACGATCTACCTGGTTGTGCTCTCACTCTTCATCTCCGCCCCGATCGGTGTTCTCGCGGCAGTTTACCTGAATGAGTATGCCAAGGACAACTGGTTCACCCGGGTAGTGCAACTCGCGGTCGTGAACCTTGCGGGAGTGCCGAGCATCGTCCATGCGCTCTTCGGCCTGGGCGCCTTCGTGCTGTTTGCCAAGCTTGACCGTTCGATTCTGGCCGCTTCGCTCACCCTGGCCATTATGACCCTTCCCGTGGTGATCGCTTCGACTCGGGAGGCCTTGGCTTCGGTTCCGGTCAGCTTTCGAGAGGCCTGTTGGAACGTGGGAGCCACCCGCTGGCAGACCATCAAGACCATCGTGTTGCCGAATAGCATCAGCGGCATTCTCACGGGCGTCATTCTGCAGGTCAGCCGGACCGCCGGGGAGACGGCTCCGATCATGTTCACGGGTGCCGTATTTTATCGGAACATCGCTGAGGGGAATCTCTTCGCCTATGGCATCAAGGACCAGTGCATGGCTCTGTCGATGCACCTCTACACAGTCACGACCCAGGTCACCAACGCCCCGGAAGCGCTTCCGTACGCCATCGCCGTGACGCTCCTCGGCACGGTGCTTTTGGTGAACGCCACGGCGATCATTTTCCGAGTCTACCTCCGCTCACGAAAAAAATGGTAA